In Nitrososphaera sp., the sequence ACCTGGAAGCTCCTGAGAAGGTCGGCATTTATGCCTAGTAGCTTGCCAAAAATCATGGTTCCAGCCCCACAATGGCTTGAATTCTGATGGATCAGCCTCTGTAAATGTACATCAGCCGCAGATTTGACCATAGCGGCGACTGAAACTTCAGGTTAGGCGCTGGCCTTATTTTCTATTCTTCTTAGTTTGTATATTGCAATTGAAACCAGCCAAGAAACGACGAATATTCCAATTAATGCATAGCCTATGGTCTCAAAGTCGAGATTACCAAGCCAGGTCCAAAACGCGCCGGCAAGCCCGAGCTGGCCAGACAGAACCTGCAACAGCTCTATGCCGCCTATAACAAGGGCAACGAGCACCGAGATTACTGTAATTGTCAGGTTGTAGTAGACTTTGCGAATGGGCTTAACAAACGCCCATCCATAAGCCAGTCGCATGGTCACCGAGTCTAGAGTATCAACAAGCACCATTCCGCAAGTGAACATGAATGGAAGAACAAGGATCATCCACATGGGGATAGTTGAGGAGACCCCAATTCCTACACTAATTGCAATAAGTGCGACTTCGCTTGCAGTGTCAAATCCAAGGCCGAACAATATTCCTACCGGGTAGATCTGCCAGGGCTTACTCACGAGTCTGAACAAGGGGCCGAAATATCGGACAAGAATCCCGCGCTTGTTCAGCAGTTCTTCGAGATAAACGGCGTCAAGGCTGCCTGCATGAACCTGTCTGTATGCTCGATATGCCCCTAATGCAATTGCCATATTGATAATGCCGATGGCGGCGAGGAACCCGCCTGAAATGCCAGTTCCTATGGTGTTACCAATGTTTTGTAGGCTTGGGATCTCCCCAGCAATTGCTCTTGTCGATGCGATTAAGGCAATAACCAACAAGATGACTATAGTCGAGTGACCAAGTGAGAACCACGTTCCCACTGTCAGCGGCC encodes:
- a CDS encoding HoxN/HupN/NixA family nickel/cobalt transporter, encoding MARRAGSEERGASLLGFTAGEKSRIILLLVPIVAATVLGFGASYLIGNLSLPLAGLGIAAFVFGLRHGFDADHIAAIDNTTRKLMQEGKRPLTVGTWFSLGHSTIVILLVIALIASTRAIAGEIPSLQNIGNTIGTGISGGFLAAIGIINMAIALGAYRAYRQVHAGSLDAVYLEELLNKRGILVRYFGPLFRLVSKPWQIYPVGILFGLGFDTASEVALIAISVGIGVSSTIPMWMILVLPFMFTCGMVLVDTLDSVTMRLAYGWAFVKPIRKVYYNLTITVISVLVALVIGGIELLQVLSGQLGLAGAFWTWLGNLDFETIGYALIGIFVVSWLVSIAIYKLRRIENKASA